The following coding sequences are from one Sciurus carolinensis chromosome 11, mSciCar1.2, whole genome shotgun sequence window:
- the LOC124960108 gene encoding olfactory receptor 52R1-like, translated as MWASGNSSSHPASFILLGIPGLEAAHFWIAFPFCVMYVVAVTGNITILHVIRTDHTLHQPMYLFLAMLALTDLVLSSSTQPKMLAILWFHAREIEYHACLTQVFFIHAFSSVESGVLMAMALDRYVAICFPLRHSSILTTAVVIKLGAAVMMRGLLWVSPFCFMISRMPFCPNKVIPQSYCEHMAVLKLVCADTSVNRAYGLFVAFSLSGFDIIVIGISYVMILRAVLQLPSGEARLKAFGTCASHVCVILSFYIPALFTFLTHRFGHQVPRVVHIMFANVYLLVPPMLNPIIYGVRTKQIRDRVIPDCCGKEP; from the coding sequence ATGTGGGCTTCAGGAAACAGCTCTTCTCATCCTGCATCCTTCATCCTGCTTGGAATCCCAGGACTGGAGGCTGCCCACTTCTGGATTGCCTTCCCATTCTGTGTCATGTATGTTGTGGCCGTAACTGGCAATATCACCATCCTGCACGTCATCAGAACTGACCACACCCTGCACCAGCCCATGTACCTCTTTCTGGCCATGCTGGCTCTCACTGACCTGgtcctctcctcctccacacaGCCTAAAATGCTGGCCATACTCTGGTTCCACGCTCGTGAGATTGAATATCATGCCTGCCTCACGCAGGTGTTCTTCATCCATGCCTTTTCTTCTGTGGAGTCTGGGGTGCTCATGGCCATGGCCTtggaccgctatgtggccatctgcttCCCACTCCGGCACTCTAGTATCCTCACCACCGCTGTGGTGATCAAACTGGGGGCGGCCGTGATGATGAGAGGGCTGTTGTGGGTGAGCCCCTTCTGCTTCATGATCTCCAGGATGCCCTTCTGCCCCAACAAGGTCATTCCCCAGTCCTACTGTGAGCACATGGCTGTGCTGAAGTTGGTGTGTGCTGACACCAGCGTCAATCGTGCATATGGGCTCTTTGTTGCTTTCTCTCTGAGTGGCTTTGATATCATTGTGATTGGCATATCCTATGTGATGATTTTGAGAGCTGTTCTTCAGTTGCCTTCAGGTGAAGCCCGTCTCAAGGCTTTTGGCACCTGTGCCTCCCACGTGTGTGTAATCCTGTCTTTCTACATCCCGGCCCTTTTTACCTTCCTCACCCACCGCTTTGGCCATCAAGTGCCCCGAGTGGTGCACATCATGTTTGCTAATGTCTATCTTCTGGTGCCCCCCATGCTCAACCCCATCATCTATGGAGTTAGAACCAAACAGATTAGAGACAGGGTTATCCCTGATTGTTGTGGAAAAGAGCCCTGA